The genomic segment AAGGTGCCGGAAAGTACTGGCGTATAAATTTCGGTCAGGGCTTTATCGCAGGCCGCAAATTACTGTAAGCAACCTCAATGTTGATTTGAACAGTGAGGAGGCCAAACTGCTTAACCGCCGTCTTATTGAAGCCACCCTGACAATCACAAAAAACAGTGATAGCCTGCTGCCATTCATGCGGCCGGATACAATGAGGATCGCAACACTTGAGATCGGATCAAAGGGAAATGCATTCTCGGATCGCGTGGGCAATTATGCCAAAGCTACAACTTTTACAATGGATAAGGCGGCTTCTGAGGAGCAAATGAAAAGGTTGTTAAGCAATCTTGAGAATTACGATATGGTATTGGTTTGCGTTCGAAGCACAGGTCAGGACCCTAAAGAATATGGCATCAGCAAACAAACCCGGAACTTTGTACAATCGCTGGGCAATAAAACCCGTGTGGTGTTGGTGCTTGCCGGAAATCCCTACAGTCTTTCATTGTTTGAGCCTCTTGATAAAATCAGTGCAATCATGGTCGCTTATCACGATACTGATTTGAGTGTCGATCTGGCAGCCCAGGCTTTATTTGGCGCTTTCCGGGTCACTGGCGAATTACCCGTAAGCACTACTGCCTCTTTGAAATCCGGTGATGGCTTCAGCACTGAATCATTGCAGCGGCTCAAATACAGTGTTCCTGAAGAATGCGGGATCGAATCGGCATGGCTCAGAAATGTAGATTTGATTGCAATGAATGGGATCGCACAAAAAGCATATCCTGGTTGCCGTGTAATGGCCGTGCTTGATGGCAGGGTGATTTTCGACAAAAGCTACGGCCATCATACCTACGACCGCAAACAGGAAGTGAAGTCAGATGATATTTACGATGTGGCTTCACTTACAAAGATTGCTGCCACAACCTTATCGGTCATGTATTTACAACAACATGGATTGATTGATATTGACCAGCGGGTGTCTCATTACCTTCCTGAGCTTCAGCAAACTGATAAGCGTAACATCATTATCCGAGACCTGATGGCCCATCAGGCCAACATACAGTCATGGATACCTTTTTACAAAAAATATTTAACAAACAATGTTCTTGATCCCGCGGTTTTTAGCACTAAAAAGGATAATGATTTCAGCATCGAAGTGGCCAAGGATTTGTATATGAACAACAACTACCTTCCATATATTTTTGACACTATTGCGACTTCTCCTTTGCTTAAGAAACAAGGATATTTATACAGTGACCTCGGATTTTACTGGCTCAAAGAAATTGTGGAACGCGTTTCAGGAATGCCTTTTGACGTTTTCAACAATACATATTTTTATGAACCACTTGGAATGCACAACACGGTTTTCAATGCGCATAAACATTTCGGTTTGAACCGCATAGTTCCGACTGAAGATGATAAGGAATTCAGGAAACAGCTACTGCATGGCTTTGT from the Bacteroidales bacterium genome contains:
- a CDS encoding serine hydrolase, whose translation is YVHPDSVEIKALLAGNDILILPVDTPHAIRNIKNAIDKGIVSETLLEERCRKVLAYKFRSGLYRRPQITVSNLNVDLNSEEAKLLNRRLIEATLTITKNSDSLLPFMRPDTMRIATLEIGSKGNAFSDRVGNYAKATTFTMDKAASEEQMKRLLSNLENYDMVLVCVRSTGQDPKEYGISKQTRNFVQSLGNKTRVVLVLAGNPYSLSLFEPLDKISAIMVAYHDTDLSVDLAAQALFGAFRVTGELPVSTTASLKSGDGFSTESLQRLKYSVPEECGIESAWLRNVDLIAMNGIAQKAYPGCRVMAVLDGRVIFDKSYGHHTYDRKQEVKSDDIYDVASLTKIAATTLSVMYLQQHGLIDIDQRVSHYLPELQQTDKRNIIIRDLMAHQANIQSWIPFYKKYLTNNVLDPAVFSTKKDNDFSIEVAKDLYMNNNYLPYIFDTIATSPLLKKQGYLYSDLGFYWLKEIVERVSGMPFDVFNNTYFYEPLGMHNTVFNAHKHFGLNRIVPTEDDKEFRKQLLHGFVHDPGAAMMGGVAGHAGLFSTANDLAIVMQMLMNGGSYGGKQYFAPHVLDEFTRTQSPLNDNRRGLGFDKPQLKREKDGPTSLSVSNSSFGHSGFTGVYAWADPEVNLVYIFLSNRVHPSATPNNLGKLNIRTAIHQVFYDAIEKRNAAGIYHLE